A region from the Eublepharis macularius isolate TG4126 chromosome 13, MPM_Emac_v1.0, whole genome shotgun sequence genome encodes:
- the CCDC117 gene encoding coiled-coil domain-containing protein 117: MAALDRGLATGCSLRPGAAGRGPEAALWPAAGPLLSRGGGPRASPCGRKRPPTEQAPEGCPASKRRPRGSWMLDGGGPGPSGPLCAAPGAPDGPCEAMEQAAAAAAGEQQCEAARRKLREIEARITDEDEDEDVLVEETAGTLPTLVLSDTLKTGLKRDYSGDLTKKIIESMSRPSMELVLWKPLPEFFTKKAKSVSVKNYKPVAGRCPAEPATPDAAFCLQTGQFSGLQETEMPSDFYSAVEPTECTEEEMEL, translated from the exons ATGGCGGCGCTGGACCGGGGCCTGGCGACGGGCTGCTCCCTGCGGCCGGGGGCGGCGGGCCGGGGCCCGGAGGCGGCGCTGTGGCCGGCGGCGGGGCCTTTGCTGTCCCGCGGGGGCGGCCCCCG cGCGTCGCCCTGCGGCCGGAAGAGGCCCCCGACGGAGCAGGCGCCCGAGGG CTGCCCGGCGAGCAAGAGGCGACCGCGCGGCTCCTGGATGCTGGACGGGGGCGGCCCGGGCCCGAGCGGCCCCCTCTGCGCGGCGCCCGGAGCGCCCGACGGCCCCTGCGAGGCCATGgagcaggcggcggcggcggcggcgggggagcAGCAGTGCGAGGCCGCCCGCAGGAAGCTGCGGGAGATCGAGGCCAG AATAAccgatgaagatgaagatgaagatgtgCTCGTGGAAGAGACTGCTGGAACCCTGCCCACCCTTGTCCTGTCCGACACCCTTAAAACAGGGCTGAAGAGGGATTACAGTGGAGATCTGACAAAGAAAATAATCGAGTCCAT GAGTCGTCCCTCCATGGAGCTGGTTCTCTGGAAGCCTCTTCCTGAATTCTTCACCAAAAAAGCCAAGTCTGTTTCTGTTAAAAACTACAAGCCAGTGGCAGGAAGGTGCCCTGCCGAACCAGCAACCCCCGACGCTGCCTTCTGCCTGCAGACAGGACAGTTCTCTGGGCTGCAGGAAACAGAGATGCCTTCAGATTTCTACAGTGCTGTGGAACCTACTGAGTGCACAGAAGAGGAGATGGAATTGTAG